Part of the Micromonospora inyonensis genome, GCGGTGTACCTGTCACAGCGGGTGGTGGTCATGAGCCCACGCCCCGGACGCATCGTGGACGTCATCGAGGTGCCATTCGGCCGCAAGCGAGGAGCGGAGATCCTCACCGACCCGAAGTTCGGCGAGGTCGCAGACAAGATCAGGCAGCACTTCAACGGGGAGCGAAAGAATGGCTAGCACCGCTACGACACGCGTGGTGACACCGTCCCGCGCCCATCGACCCGCCAAGAAGCGTGGGGTCGCGTCTTGGCGGCCCCTTCCGCCGCTCGCCTTCCTGGTGGTGCTCCTGGTGGCCTGGGAGTACGTGCCCAGGGCATTCGGCATCCCGTCGTTCGTCTTTCCGCCGCTCAGTGAAGTCCTCCAGGCGTTGCTCGATCCCGCCGCGACGAGGAGCTTCCTCTACAACACCCAGGTGACGCTCATCGAGGCGTTCAGCGGGCTGGCGATCGGAACCGTGCTCGGCTTGGTGCTCGGGGTCGTACTGGTCGAGGTCGACATCCTGCACCGCATGATCTACCCGTACATCGTCGCCATCCAGTCGATCCCGAAGGTCGCCATCGCGCCCCTGTTCGTCATCTGGTTCGGGTTCGGACTGACCTCGAAGATCGTCGTGGTCGCGCTGCTCGCGTTCTTCCCGGTGCTCCTCGGCACGATGTCGGGGATCAGAAGTGTCAGCGCCGAGCACATCGCGCTGTTCAAGGTGCACCGGGCCACCCGGGGACAGATCAGGCGCAAGCTGCTGCTTCCCAGCGCCCTGCCCAGCATCTTCACGGGCTTCGAGATGGCCGTGGTCTTCTCCACCCTCGGCGCGATCGTCGGGGAGTTCGTCGGCGCCCAGGCGGGCCTCGGCGTGCTCATCCTCCAGGCCCAGTACCGGATGAACAC contains:
- a CDS encoding ABC transporter permease, with the protein product MTPSRAHRPAKKRGVASWRPLPPLAFLVVLLVAWEYVPRAFGIPSFVFPPLSEVLQALLDPAATRSFLYNTQVTLIEAFSGLAIGTVLGLVLGVVLVEVDILHRMIYPYIVAIQSIPKVAIAPLFVIWFGFGLTSKIVVVALLAFFPVLLGTMSGIRSVSAEHIALFKVHRATRGQIRRKLLLPSALPSIFTGFEMAVVFSTLGAIVGEFVGAQAGLGVLILQAQYRMNTGAVFACLLILCAVGITLNVIVRLVRRRILYWVPGEKSLKV